In Trichoderma asperellum chromosome 1, complete sequence, a single window of DNA contains:
- a CDS encoding uncharacterized protein (TransMembrane:3 (i196-214o246-265i304-322o)): protein MADTATTNDADAAAQRAAEQARLRKERREAKIKAGGSARLEKITGVGGRVTGDSGTTTPSAPDASSTAPAASEHHDPAEVDISEHFFAPKKTSRKPIDGVFSPSPEPSLSEAQLRQMMLGLDRPEQAGPTGGDSTGLSLPPGMEDDPIMKMMSQMMSSGAIPGFGGADGASNPFGNMHMPQQQAPVELPKSSSVTLWRLVHALVAIGMGLFFILTTKFTGSKFERESMALAYDQEVDDEVERRKNLFFWTFATAEVLLLSTRMFLDKKSTNATGFVATAISYLPQPYRGYIGIGQRYIQIFTTVRTDILTCIFVLGVVSWWLG from the exons ATGGCAGACACGGCTACCACCAACGATGCGGATGCTGCCGCCCAGCGAGCTGCAGAGCAGGCGCGGCTGCGCAAGGAGCGCAGAGAAGCAAAAATCAAGGCTGGAGGGTCTGCGAGATTGGAAAAAATCACCGGCGTAGGCGGCCGTGTTACTGGAG ACTCGGGAACTACAACCCCATCTGCTCCGGATGCCTCCTCAACCGCACCAGCAGCTAGCGAACACCACGATCCCGCCGAGGTCGACATCTCGGAGCACTTCTTCGCCCCTAAGAAGACGTCCCGCAAACCGATCGATGGCGTCTTCTCTCCCAGCCCCGAGCCGTCGCTCTCTGAGGCCCAGCTGCGCCAGATGATGCTCGGCCTTGATCGCCCCGAACAAGCCGGCCCTACCGGCGGCGATTCAACAGGTCTGAGCCTACCTCCAGGCATGGAAGACGATCCCATCATGAAGATGATGTCGCAAATGATGTCCTCGGGCGCGATCCCGGGCTTTGGCGGCGCTGACGGAGCCTCCAACCCTTTCGGCAACATGCACAtgccacagcagcaggccCCCGTCGAGCTTCCCAAATCCTCATCCGTAACTCTCTGGCGCCTCGTTCACGCCCTCGTTGCCATTGGCATGggtctcttcttcatcctgaCCACAAAGTTCACCGGCAGCAAGTTCGAGCGCGAGAGCATGGCCCTGGCTTACGACCAAGAGGTTGATGACGAGGTGGAGAGGCGCAAGAACTTGTTCTTCTGGACGTTTGCCACCGCTGAAGTCTTGCTGTTATCGACGAGGATGTTCCTCGATAAGAAGAGTACTAATGCTACGGGTTTTGTCGCGACGGCTATTTCCTACTTGCCGCAGCCTTATCGGGGGTATATTGGGATTGGGCAGCGTTACATTCAGATCTTTACTACTGTGAGGACGGATATTCTGACGTGCATTTTTGTGCTCGGGGTTGTCTCTTGGTGGTTGGGATGA
- a CDS encoding uncharacterized protein (EggNog:ENOG41), producing MEKSKNPLKIFISSRPDREYLEAFADEAIITVDASNQREDIERFLEEKLYTTKFFQERSRTIQNKITNVFAAQNCGMFRWVYLQVMSLKRLITDKAIYNWACNLPVDLMAAYDQLWENIVKEHDRFDVELAKRAIMWVLCSFKPLWLEDLLEAIRYEMQGSMLVRNEEQTQQQILSLCQDLLTIDEDRVWMLPHASVAEYFEKRGWINIWECDVFVSKLCLNSLDNPPSDNGRFLEWYARYCWHKHVWRYDKWLGSREQEADQEVDPDLAAALKRFLGSPGESSANFRNWARDTNKSVSYKTAIFAMCKYGFYYTLRDWWEQPGKITEEAALKGGFNNNNIVMFAARSRCMPICRRMIDLMHLKEDRFNHAVERLIEDGEFGTMKFLVREANLDVNFARREDTRGYNTPAQIAARRRPDILQWLVDRKFVGLERENDSGHEHGNVLIAAAAWGNIESVRILLMAGANVNAAVHNGKYGSALVAAVALDRVPGKRVEVVQLLLSHGADPNMPMRAGKYGSPLEASLTQDWVTQGDCRMMQHLLLEAGANPIAMLEYGEYGSALAAAAFWGQEEGLKTMVDKVGTGRAIETLSQSRHPDERRFKEQQDITRWKETTTYLAEEVGVSRKILHTIGLWDVEPEPNHLPSGWQDGFVLRYHKHR from the exons ATGGAAAAATCCAAAAACCCCCTTAAGATTTTCATATCTAGCCGACCTGATCGAGAGTATTTGGAAGCTTTTGCGGACGAGGCAATTATCACAGTGGATGCTAGCAATCAGCGGGAAGATATTGAGAGATTCTTGGAAGAGAAACTCTATACTACCAAGTTCTTTCAAGAGCGAAGCCGAACCATCCAAAACAAAATCACGAATGTGTTTGCAGCACAGAACTGCGGAAT GTTTCGATGGGTTTACTTACAGGTGATGAGTCTTAAAAGGCTTATTACAGATAAAGCAATTTATAACTGGGCTTGTAACTTGCCTGTTGATTTAATGGCTGCATATGATCAACTTTGGGAAAATATCGTCAAAGAACATGATAGGTTTGATGTTGAGTTAGCCAAGCGAGCTATTATGTGGGTGCTGTGTTCTTTTAAGCCACTTTGGTTAGAGGACCTTTTGGAAGCCATTCGGTACGAGATGCAAGGCTCTATGTTAGTGCGGAATGAAGAGCAGACGCAACAGCAAATCCTATCATTATGCCAAGACCTCTTAACTATTGATGAAGACCGAGTATGGATGCTGCCACATGCCTCCGTGGCTGAGTATTTTGAGAAAAGAGGCTGGATTAATATATGGGAATGCGACGTATTTGTATCAAAGCTCTGTCTCAACTCCCTTGACAACCCCCCATCGGACAACGGTCGGTTTTTGGAGTGGTACGCTCGATATTGCTGGCACAAGCACGTTTGGCGATATGACAAATGGCTAGGATCCAGGGAGCAAGAGGCAGATCAAGAGGTAGATCCGGATCTCGCAGCGGCTCTGAAGCGGTTCCTTGGGTCGCCAGGTGAAAGCAGTGCCAATTTTCGAAATTGGGCCCGGGACACCAACAAGAGCGTCTCCTATAAGACAGCCATATTTGCCATGTGCAAATATGGATTTTACTACACCTTGCGCGACTGGTGGGAGCAGCCTGGCAAAATCACAGAGGAGGCAGCCCTCAAAGGCGGCTtcaataacaacaacataGTCATGTTCGCGGCTCGAAGCCGCTGCATGCCAATCTGCAGACGTATGATCGACTTGATGCATCTGAAGGAGGACAGATTCAACCATGCAGTAGAACGTTTGATTGAGGACGGTGAATTTGGCACGATGAAGTTTCTTGTGAGGGAGGCAAACTTGGATGTTAATTTTGCGAGGCGCGAAGATACACGGGGTTACAATACTCCTGCACAGATCGCGGCGCGGAGACGGCCCGATATACTGCAATGGCTGGTGGATCGAAAGTTCGTGGGCctggagagggagaatgaCAGTGGTCATGAACACGGTAACGTCCTGATCGCAGCAGCGGCCTGGGGCAACATCGAATCGGTTCGAATCTTGCTCATGGCCGGGGCCAATGTGAATGCTGCTGTGCACAATGGCAAGTACGGGAGTGCTCTTGTCGCAGCAGTCGCTCTGGATAGAGTTCCCGGGAAGCGCGTAGAAGTAGTTCAACTGCTCCTCAGTCACGGCGCAGATCCAAACATGCCTATGAGAGCTGGCAAATACGGTAGCCCGCTTGAGGCATCCTTGACACAAGATTGGGTGACCCAAGGAGATTGTAGAATGATGCAGCACTTACTGCTCGAAGCTGGTGCGAATCCTATAGCCATGTTAGAATATGGTGAATATGGAAGTGCATTGGCCGCTGCAGCGTTCTGGGGGCAAGAGGAGGGCCTCAAGACCATGGTTGACAAGGTTGGGACGGGGCGTGCCATTGAAACCCTTAGCCAAAGTAGACATCCTGATGAGCGAAGATTCAAAGAGCAACAAGATATTACACGCTGGAAAGAGACAACCACCTACCTTGCCGAGGAGGTGGGCGTCAGTAGAAAGATTCTTCATACAATCGGTCTCTGGGACGTCGAACCTGAGCCTAATCATTTGCCTTCGGGATGGCAAGATGGGTTTGTTTTAAGGTATCACAAGCATCGCTAG
- a CDS encoding uncharacterized protein (EggNog:ENOG41) has protein sequence MKPKTREKVLDKARSLLNRRNKPGSSSRVPGKHPPASSATASAPSPSGVYLEPSRISSKERSSFSSATASRSSSVVSSAVNTPLNLKANPESSKSHQLSQITTSHSPHACSIPSIRSSSPDLASGSLALPELRPTQCSLDPSSSSSPTLMSAEARVFPKTLRSTPTLLSDLWSRAIDVAKGESETLKWLQKYGLVSTDGKQQMTQKSTEFAQSRSDKKNYIEELIRLIEANKLSEQNDNPLKIPIGNREVIVRDYIANTVAFITKVGNVAFSFTSVEASAPWAVVKAALQVSLCFTAVTLVSGSRERDERS, from the coding sequence ATGAAGCCAAAAACGAGAGAGAAAGTACTAGATAAGGCCAGAAGCTTGTTGAATCGGCGCAATAAGCCTGGATCTTCATCTCGAGTACCAGGTAAACATCCGCCTGCCAGCTCAGCAACAGCCAGTGCGCCTTCGCCGTCAGGCGTTTACTTGGAACCATCGAGAATCTCTTCAAAGGAAAGGTCTAGTTTCTCATCTGCAACAGCAAGTCGGTCTTCGTCAGTTGTTTCATCAGCAGTCAATACACCATTAAACCTCAAGGCAAATCCAGAATCGTCAAAATCGCATCAGCTCTCCCAAATAACAACATCTCATTCGCCCCACGCGTGTTCTATTCCTTCAATaaggtcttcttctcctgacCTCGCGTCGGGGTCTTTGGCGCTGCCAGAACTTCGACCCACACAATGTTCCCTtgatccatcatcatcatcgtctccTACTTTAATGTCTGCTGAAGCTCGAGTGTTTCCTAAAACACTTCGATCAACGCCGACTCTGCTTTCAGATCTGTGGAGCCGAGCCATTGACGTGGCCAAAGGTGAAAGTGAAACCCTGAAATGGCTTCAAAAATACGGGCTTGTGTCCACAGATGGGAAGCAGCAAATGACTCAGAAGAGCACAGAATTCGCACAAAGTCGATcggataaaaaaaactacatAGAAGAACTAATTAGACTTATCGAGGCAAACAAGTTATCTGAACAAAATGACAATCCACTCAAGATCCCAATTGGAAACCGGGAAGTTATTGTCAGGGATTACATTGCTAATACTGTCGCCTTTATTACAAAAGTCGGTAATGTCGCTTTCTCTTTCACATCGGTGGAGGCCAGCGCACCATGGGCCGTTGTAAAGGCGGCTCTGCAAGTAAGTTTATGCTTTACTGCTGTAACATTGGTCTCGGGatcaagagaaagagatgaaCGAAGCTGA
- a CDS encoding uncharacterized protein (EggNog:ENOG41), producing MIWLNSNNNGASNQERNDSIQPKTVSEVRPWIVSYTRNKEAGPRVTLSDSFARSAREQLYFGLFWNIMIPEGPRFSPESLDLASVGWTSFVGDLYNSETALRFATIVTATSILGRLNNDEQLRLKGLQVYNWTVQEMIRAVKEPNRAKSDGLVLTARLMAFYELYFGPDGDPRLAGWQRHSEGQLAMFLARGPSSFISGAAH from the exons ATGATATGGCTGAATTCTAATAACAATGGTGCATCTAACCAGGAGCGCAATGATTCTATCCAGCCAAAAACAGTTTCAGAAGTTCGGCCTTGGATTGTTAGCTATacaagaaataaagaagctgGCCCTCGTGTCACTCTATCAGACTCTTTCGCAAGATCAGCAAGGGAGCAGCTGTATTTTGGGCTTTTCTGGAATATCATGATACCTGAAGGACCACGATTCTCACCCGAGTCATTAGATCTGGCTTCAGTAGGCTGGACTAGCTTCGTCGGGGACCTTTACAATTCTGAGACTGCTCTGCGCTTTGCGACAATTGTTACGGCGACTTCTATTCTCGGAAGACTTAATAATGATGAGCAACTGCGCTTGAAGGGGCTACAAGTATATAACTGGACAGTTCAAGAGATGATCAGAGCTGTTAAAGAGCCGAACCGAGCAAAAAGCGACGGCTTGGTACTCACAGCTCGACTCATGGCGTTCTACGAG CTTTACTTTGGTCCTGATGGAGATCCGAGGCTGGCTGGATGGCAAAGACATAGTGAAGGACAGCTCGCGATGTTCCTAGCACGAGGGCCCAGCTCGTTTATATCAGGGGCTGCTCATTAA
- a CDS encoding uncharacterized protein (BUSCO:EOG092D0905) — translation MVRLRDIPRTATFAWSPGSGKPIVVTGTKAGAVDADFSDESKLEIWDLSLDNQEQGIELQPVVSITTDSRFYDIAWGPADADHPKGIIAGALENGTLELWDAEKLETGASDASISKTTKHTGAIKALQFNPLKPQILATAGAKGELFIYDIGDIENPFRLGNAAARSDDIDCLAWNRKVSHILATGGPGGFVTVWDLKTKKASLTLNNNRKAVSAIAWDPNNSTKLLTATPDDNTPVIFLWDLRNSNAPEKTLQGHEQGILSLSWCQQDPDLLLSSGKDNKTIVWNPHTAERYGELPEVTNWTFQTLFHPHNPNLSATASFDGKITIQTLQNTNPDTSQAVNEKPLDDEEFFRAAQTQPQGASWSLSKAPKWFERPIGASFGFGGKLVIFRESPTQAGQKRSSKLSISQFSADSDVSSAIEKFQEALASGDLATLCEERKEQAQTDEEKADWTVIETLVGENPRSKIVEHLGFKEEDLANGTTEAPEGEEKDTVTKQEEATDAEGKPRRLSNFFGEGEGEGDDFLSGLAANKGAKTDNPFHLFSDDDSSVEKEITKALMLGKFAKATDICLKEDRIADAFLIANCGGQELVEKVQSAYLARKSGIPSYLRLISSVVDKNLWDVVYNADLSNWKETMAIICTFSDPIEFPDLCEALGDRINEHGLRKDASFCYLVGSKLEKVVAIWVDELNESEQAGMKEESNDSTFSVHTRSLQTFIEKVTVFRQVAKFQDKELTQTADWKLATLYDKYTEYAEILAGQGKLEVAQKYIDLLPANYPAAELTRSRVKLATQKKPAVAPVTAARRTPSVTTGAQPSVVGYQPPQPAPIPAPTNPYSGLQQTSPAISTAQQYKPPVNPYQPQGYQPQGYQPPNQFSYTGTPVAPPPIGAPPRNTTPSAPPPSKAKNMENWNDVPVVTKVAPRRSTPSAAPITSPFTGQQGQIAPPPPQSSASPYGPGTRASPPPPPRGPAPPRVQSPLAGPPRTSSAAANQYAPPAPPAGAIPTHPAPPVMPRTASPYNVPPSGPPPSNRYAPAVATQQQPGQYSGSPVPPPPGSINRPPPSANAYAPPVQQQPAAPSPYAPSPYAPSPYAPAPGQVPATQPPPTGPPMGRPGPPPSAVSAPPPPKQTPPPPAAAKHPPGDRSHIPANAQPLVDILSQDMQRVASKAPATFAPQVKDTQKRLNILFDHLNNEELIQPSTIDQLSQLAQAIQSKDYATAQKLQMEINRDKTDECGNWMVGVKRLISMSKATP, via the exons ATGGTGCGCCTACGAGACATCCCACGGACGGCCACCTTTGCGTGGTCACCCGGCTCCGGGAAGCCCATAGTTGTCACTGGAACAAAAGCTGGTGCGGTAGATGCCGATTTCTCTGATGAGAGCAAGCTTGAAATCTGGGACCTCTCGCTGGACAACCAAGAGCAGGGCATCGAACTCCAGCCGGTTGTCAGCATCACTACAGACTCAAG ATTTTACGATATTGCTTGGGGACCTGCCGACGCCGACCATCCCAAGGGTATCATTGCGGGTGCTCTTGAGAACGGCACTCTCGAACTCTGGGACGCCGAGAAACTCGAAACTGGAGCCTCCGATGCGTCCATCTCCAAGACGACAAAACATACTGGTGCCATCAAGGCACTGCAGTTTAATCCTCTGAAACCCCAAATTTTGGCTACTGCAGGTGCCAAGGGTGAGCTGTTCATCTACGACATTGGCGACATCGAAAACCCCTTCCGTCTAGGAAACGCAGCAGCTCGATCTGACGACATCGACTGTCTGGCCTGGAACCGCAAGGTCTCGCACATTCTCGCTACTGGCGGCCCAGGTGGCTTTGTGACAGTGTGGGatttgaagacgaagaaggcaTCCTTGACCTTGAATAACAACCGCAAGGCCGTGAGCGCCATTGCCTGGGATCCAAATAATTCAACAAAGCTCCTCACGGCAACTCCTGACGATAATACTCCCGTTATCTTCCTGTGGGATCTGCGAAACTCCAACGCTCCAGAGAAGACTCTTCAGGGACATGAGCAAGGTATTCTGTCGCTGTCGTGGTGCCAGCAGGATCCCGATCTATTGCTCTCGTCTGGCAAAGACAACAAGACCATTGTATGGAACCCACATACCGCAGAGCGTTATGGAGAATTGCCCGAGGTTACCAACTGGACTTTCCAAACTCTTTTCCACCCGCACAACCCCAACCTGTCAGCTACTGCGAGCTTTGACGGCAAAATCACCATCCAGACCCTCCAAAACACAAACCCCGATACGTCGCAGGCAGTCAACGAGAAGCCtttggatgacgaggagtTCTTTAGGGCTGCTCAGACCCAACCTCAGGGAGCCTCTTGGTCATTGAGCAAAGCGCCCAAGTGGTTCGAGCGACCCATTGGTGCCTCTTTTGGCTTTGGTGGCAAACTCGTCATTTTCAGGGAATCTCCAACTCAGGCTGGTCAGAAACGCTCGTCAAAGCTGTCAATCTCACAGTTTTCTGCGGATTCAGATGTTTCATCTGCTATTGAGAAATTCCAAGAGGCTCTTGCCTCTGGTGATCTGGCCACGCTTtgcgaagagagaaaggaacaAGCCCAAACTGACGAAGAGAAGGCCGACTGGACAGTTATAGAGACGCTGGTTGGCGAAAACCCTCGTTCAAAAATCGTTGAGCATCTCGGcttcaaggaagaagatCTGGCTAACGGAACAACCGAAGCGCccgaaggagaagaaaaagacacgGTTACAAAACAGGAGGAAGCCACTGATGCGGAAGGCAAGCCGAGACGCCTATCCAACTTCTTTGGAGAAGGCGAGGGTGAGGGAGATGACTTCCTGTCTGGTCTGGCCGCCAACAAGGGCGCCAAGACTGATAAtcctttccatctcttcagTGATGACGATTCGTCTGTCGAGAAAGAGATCACAAAGGCTCTGATGCTGGGCAAGTTTGCCAAAGCCACTGATATCTGCTTGAAAGAAGATCGCATAGCAGATGCCTTCCTCATTGCCAACTGTGGCGGCCAGGAACTTGTTGAGAAAGTTCAGTCCGCCTATCTTGCTCGTAAGAGCGGCATCCCTAGCTACCTGCGTCTCATCAGCTCGGTTGTCGATAAAAATCTATGGGACGTTGTCTACAACGCAGATCTTAGCAACTGGAAGGAGACTATGGCCATCATTTGCACATTCTCTGATCCTATTGAATTCCCAGATCTTTGCGAGGCCCTCGGTGACCGAATCAACGAGCACGGCCTGAGAAAGGACGCTTCGTTCTGCTACCTTGTAGGCTCCAAGCTTGAGAAGGTTGTTGCCATCTGGGTGGATGAGCTGAATGAATCGGAGCAAGCTGGAATGAAGGAAGAGTCCAACGACTCAACTTTCTCAGTGCACACTAGATCACTGCAGACCTTCATCGAGAAGGTTACCGTCTTCCGTCAGGTCGCCAAGTTCCAAGACAAAGAACTGACACAGACGGCCGATTGGAAGCTGGCCACCCTCTACGACAAGTACACTGAATACGCAGAGATCCTGGCTGGCCAAGGCAAATTGGAGGTTGCTCAGAAGTATATTGATTTGCTGCCAGCCAATTATCCAGCTGCCGAGCTAACCAGAAGTCGAGTGAAGCTGGCAACGCAGAAGAAGCCTGCCGTTGCACCAGTCACCGCGGCGCGCAGGACGCCATCCGTTACTACTGGAGCACAACCATCAGTGGTAGGCTATCAACCTCCTCAACCTGCCCCTATTCCGGCCCCTACGAACCCCTATAGCGGACTACAGCAAACTTCGCCGGCTATCTCTACGGCTCAACAGTATAAGCCTCCAGTCAACCCCTACCAACCTCAGGGCTACCAACCTCAAGGCTACCAGCCTCCGAACCAATTTTCATATACTGGAACGCCCGTCGCCCCGCCGCCAATCGGTGCTCCCCCACGGAACACAACGCCATCAGCTCCTCCGCCATCAAAGGCCAAGAACATGGAGAACTGGAATGACGTCCCAGTAGTTACAAAGGTAGCGCCGCGAAGGTCGACTCCTAGCGCAGCACCCATCACATCACCCTTCACAGGTCAACAGGGCCAGATTGCGCCGCCCCCTCCTCAATCGTCAGCATCACCTTACGGGCCAGGTACTAGGGCTAgtcctccaccacctcccAGAGGACCAGCTCCCCCGAGAGTTCAGTCTCCATTAGCCGGACCGCCTCGAACTTCTTCTGCGGCGGCCAACCAGTATGCTCCACCGGCTCCTCCAGCTGGAGCGATCCCAACCCATCCAGCCCCCCCAGTTATGCCACGCACGGCTTCGCCATATAATGTTCCTCCCTCGGGACCTCCACCTTCGAATAGGTACGCGCCGGCAGTGGCGACCCAACAGCAGCCTGGGCAGTACTCTGGCTCCCCTGTGCCACCGCCTCCCGGCTCAATCAACCGACCCCCGCCGTCTGCCAATGCCTATGCACCACCAGTTCAACAGCAACCAGCAGCTCCCAGTCCGTATGCTCCATCACCTTATGCTCCGTCTCCCtatgctcctgctcctggaCAGGTGCCAGCCACTCAGCCGCCACCAACAGGACCTCCGATGGGTCGACCTGGCCCCCCGCCCAGTGCAGTGTCTGCTCCACCACCTCCCAAACAaactcctccacctccgGCGGCAGCAAAGCATCCTCCTGGAGACCGATCACATATTCCAGCTAACGCTCAACCGTTGGTGGATATTCTGAGCCAGGATATGCAGCGGGTAGCGTCTAAAGCTCCGGCGACATTTGCTCCTCAAGTCAAGGATACGCAGAAGCGTTTGAACATCTTGTTTGATCACTTGAACAACGAGGAGCTTATCCAGCCATCGACAATCGACCAGCTATCGCAGCTCGCCCAAGCAATTCAGTCTAAGGACTACGCCACAGCTCAAAAGCTGCAGATGGAAATTAATCGTGATAAGACAGATGAGTGTGGTAACTGGATG GTTGGAGTTAAGCGGCTTATCAGCATGAGCAAGGCAACTCCTTAA
- a CDS encoding uncharacterized protein (EggNog:ENOG41~TransMembrane:1 (o44-63i)): protein MRPTLALRAFRPTARMMRPVPKEDQAGHTVSQRLRKLKQIPAELYPLFVVVSFALGAATYSMSRKFFVDKNLRLSRQGAAARAAQNESHGEHH from the exons ATGCGTCCTACTCTTGCTCTTCGGGCCTTCCGCCCCACGGCTCGCATGATGCGACCGGTCCCC AAGGAGGACCAGGCCG GCCACACCGTCTCCCAGCGCCTTCGCAAGCTCAAGCAGATCCCCGCTGAGCTGTACCCCCTCT tcgtcgtcgtcagctTCGCCCTGGGAGCCGCTACCTACTCCATGAGCCGTAAGTTCTTCGTCGACAAGAACCTGCGTCTCTCCCGACAGGGCGCTGCCGCTCGCGCCGCCCAGAACGAGAGCCACGGCGAGCACCACTAA
- the COX12 gene encoding Cytochrome c oxidase subunit 6B, whose product MSDEEGQELVTKPFKFVTGTDARFPNVNQTKHCWQNYVDYHKCIIAKGEDFAPCRQFWLAYRSLCPSGWYQRWDEQREAGSFPVKLDA is encoded by the exons ATGTCTGACGAGGAAGGCCAGGAGCTTGTCACCAAGCCCTTCAAGTTTGTCACTG GCACTGATGCCCGTTTCCCCAACGTGAACCAGACCAAGCACTGCTGGCAAAACTACGTCGACTACCACAAGTGCATCATCGCCAAGGGAGAGGACTTTGCGCCTTGCCGTCAG TTCTGGTTGGCCTACCGATCACTGTGCCCCTCCGGATGGTACCAGCGATGGGACGAGCAGCGTG AGGCTGGTAGCTTCCCCGTAAAGCTCGATGCTTAA
- a CDS encoding uncharacterized protein (EggNog:ENOG41): MSEHLNVLISTFKGLGLPPTLVLRAPPSTTITSLRELIDEKIPTGATESKFILTTHSNRLLPQSSESPISTYLSSNSDDFINLRLTIPLCGGKGGFGSQLRAAGGRMSSRKKQKQDDSGSSRNLDGRRLRTVNEAKALAEYLAIKPEMEKKEKEKRRQRWEEIVDMAEKREAEIKSGGRGKLDGQWVEDKEESNERTRDAVLAAMKSGNYKDNLISTSHGSASSEQTNGQSTSEAEDSESSKESTPPAEAAGPSKAKPRTFFGFDEDDEFMSSDSEDESDKKSS, from the coding sequence ATGAGCGAACATCTCAACGTTCTCATCTCGACCTTTAAGGGTCTTGGCCTTCCGCCAACCCTGGTCTTGCGCGCGCCCCCATCTACCACAATCACCTCTCTCCGAGAGCTCATCGATGAGAAGATTCCTACCGGCGCTACCGAATCCAAATTCATCCTCACAACGCATTCGAATCGGCTCTTGCCCCAATCATCAGAGTCGCCCATCTCCACATATCTATCCTCAAACAGCGATGACTTTATCAATTTACGCCTCACCATCCCCCTCTGCGGAGGAAAGGGTGGTTTCGGATCTCAGCTCCGAGCCGCTGGTGGCCGAATGTCATCCcgcaagaagcaaaagcaagaTGATAGCGGCTCCAGCAGAAATTTGGATGGTAGACGACTGCGCACTGTTAATGAAGCCAAAGCTCTCGCCGAATATCTCGCCATAAAAccggagatggagaagaaggagaaggagaaacgACGCCAGCGCTGGGAAGAGATTGTGGATATggcggaaaagagagaggcggAGATCAAGTCTGGCGGTAGGGGCAAGCTGGATGGCCAGTGGgttgaagacaaagaagagagcaacgAGAGAACCCGCGATGCCGTACTAGCCGCCATGAAGTCTGGAAACTACAAGGACAACTTAATCAGTACATCTCACGGGTCTGCTTCTTCTGAGCAGACCAATGGCCAATCTACAAGCGAGGCAGAGGATTCCGAGAGCTCAAAGGAATCTACTCCTcctgcagaagctgctgggCCATCAAAGGCGAAACCAAGAACGTTCTTCGGttttgatgaagacgatgaattTATGAGCTCCGATTCGGAGGACGAGAGTGACAAGAAGTCATCATAA
- a CDS encoding 40S ribosomal protein eS10, protein MLIPKADRKKIHEYLFREGVLVAQKDFNLPKHPDIDTKNLFVIKAAQSLTSRGYVKTQFSWQYYYYTLTPEGLDYLREWLHLPAEIVPATHIKQQRSHAPPRGMLGEGERERRPFGRGRGGDRGDREGGYRRRDAGEGKEGGAPGEFAPQFRGGFGRGRGAAPPS, encoded by the exons ATGTTGATCCCCAAGGCCGACCGCAAGAAGATTCACGAG TACCTCTTCCGCGAGGGTGTCCTCGTCGCGCAGAAGGACTTCAACCTCCCCAAGCACCCCGATATTGACACCAAGAACCTGTTCGTCATCAAGGCTGCTCAGTCCCTCACTTCCCGCGGCTATGTCAAGACCCAGTTCTCCTggcaatactactactacaccCTGACCCCCGAGGGTCTCGACTACCTCCGGGAATGGCTTCACCTGCCTGCCGAGATTGTTCCTGCTACCCacatcaagcagcagcgatCACACGCTCCTCCCCGTGGCATGCTCGGCGAGGGCGAGCGTGAGCGACGACCTTTCGGCCGTGGACGTGGCGGCGACCGTGGTGACCGTGAGGGTGGATACCGAAGAAGGGATGCTGGTGAGGGCAAGGAGGGTGGTGCTCCCGGCGAGTTTGCTCCTCAATT CCGTGGTGGCTTTGGCCGTGGACGTGGTGCTGCTCCTCCTTCCTAA